The window TTCAATTACCGCTGACAGCACGGTAAAGTGGTAAGAGAATAAGTGGAATGGGGAAAGTATTTGGAGGTTGTGGAGGGAAGTGGGGTGGAGGTCAGGTGAAATATAGGTTTATTTGGGTAAGGAGTACTAGATAATGGAATAATCAACCTTTTGGAGCCTGTTATCATTTTACTCATGTGCTTTCTTCTTTTACACAGGTATCTCACGGACTACGTTACCGATTTGAAGTTGTAATCAATGAGCTGAGAGATGCTGACAATATAGTGTACAAGACTACCCTTCTTGCATTCATCAATTGTTTAATTCTGGGTTGCAGTGAATTACACCAACGCAACCGAATTCGCAAAGAATTGCTGGGTAAGAAATAAAataactataaataattttacataattaaataatttaatagctGTGGGTAATGGGAGTTATTTCATACAAGATTGTAGCTTCTGGATTTAGGAAATTAGAATAAAGTACCACATTCCATTCATACAGACTTCTGTGAGAAATAAAATACAGTACAGTAAAATTTTGGTAATCAGGTCCTCTTGGCACCTAAAGGTGCTGGATTATTGCAATTTATAGAACATGACTTATGGTTTTACAAAAACAAATTAATAATACTGTGTACATATTGAAAGAGGTTAATTTATTCACTCTTCATTTAATATTCTATGTACCTACGCTACCAGTAATATTTAGGGTCATAACTCAAAAATACACTCATCAATTAAAAACTCTTACAAACCATGAGAATAAACATAACATTGCACACTGTATTTTGAGAAAGAACAGTAACCTACACATTGTAAACAGTAAAAAAGCCGTCAATTGTGGTTTGTTTTCTTACTTGAAGAATTTGAAATGTTTTGAAGGCTTTTCCTTGTAATCCCTTCCAGAACAGATGTTTTGAAATAGTACAGGTggaaaaaaaaaagtcagattACTGGACATAACCAGTCTAAAATGGAGATTCTTTGCCATCAGTATGATGAACTATCTATAATTTGACAGTTTTTGAAAGTACCCTGAACTACTTATGCTTCAGTCACCTTTTCATGTAGAAACTCTTAGACCATAGAACTGTGTGTGGCTTGGCATGATTGTACAATAAGAATCACTATCCAGATGCCCAGAGATTGTTTACAACAGTTCTTCCCAGGGCCACATTCTATAGAATACATTGCCTATACTGTGATGAAACTAATTCTATCCCTGAAATATGTATGAGAGTGGTAGTGGTGGTTAATTGTGGTCTCAAGAGgagcaactaggcaaccatcttctgttaACACAAATAAGAATAGAAAATTGGAGAGGTCTGATACTTGGAAAAATGAAACTATCCATAAAATAAAGGGAAggtcatgaagggcatgaaaatggactCCCTAGGTCTTGTAAACATAATACTTTTGGGGTtggaaagaacaagatttgaccaacagaggtcagaaaggaaagatgaaagtgaggagcccgacacaaataactggatgcaatgccagactcaactaggaGAACCGTGGTTGCGAACCCACactcccccttttagtcacctcttatgacaaagCATAcaatggatgtattctactgcccccaccaacgGCTAAAAACAAACCAACTTCATCTTCACCCGTCACCTCTAGATATAGTACAATCAAGCTGATCTACTTTACGATTGAAATCCATGCTCCTCGACACAAACGGCTGTGTGGGAGCATCGTGCAAGGTGCAAAAACAAATTATAGAACAAAGAGTCCTTTTCACAAATATATTTATGTGTAAGTCCTaagtaaattataattttgttcattttatgTGCCATAGGACTTGGGCTGAATGCACTTCTAAGCACCTTGAGAGAAGATGATGATGAGGAACTGAACATACAACTAGCTGTGTTTGATGAAAATCAGCACGGGGATGAGGAGCAACTTGGTCCGTTACATCTCTCACACCAGCAGCTGTTTGAAACTGTCTTCTACAAGGTACGGTACTCCTTTTTAGTGTCCCAttgtaatgttgttgttattattattattattattattattattattattattattattattattattattattattattattattattattattattattattattcagctcatTTGTAATATGCATGGTTTACTATTTCAGGTCATGGAGTCGCCACAAGCCTTGTCATTTCATGCGTTACTGCTTAATCTGTCTCAGCTAGACCCAGCAGACCGGAAATCGTAAGTTTTCTCTTAACAAATGTAGTAACTAGtgaataagtaatggaaaggaacaaacaagtgatgaATAAAGTCATAGAGTGTAACAGTAAGTTACATCTAAACTTTCAGAACATATTCCTCTCGCATAGAAGAATAAAatgttatatggacatgagtccagaaatgctttatttccatgttagaactagtTTTCTACAATTCTACAAAGTacattaacctcttaactgggtaccAAGTTCTCCATGTGTGTAACCTGCCCTCGGTACAGTTttccccactttgtgatatttaaatatttcctgcaaaaatatatacacaattaGTTTAATGTAGTGATTATTATACATCAGTAATggctttttttaaaatgctatttgttcggggtgtcggcccatgtggatcttttgccgctactggcaccatattgtatgaacctgcatgtaattggaatggcggtagtgtggaatgttgtgtgtgaggaaaggaagattaaggacgtcacaaacacccagtccccaggactgggatattaatcattacaattaaaaacctctgacccgaccgggaatcgaacccggggtcgccgggtgacaggcggacgcgttgccgcctacactgtggggccggaaTCGGTAATGGCTTACTAACATTATTTATGTGGTTATGTAACCAGACGATTACAGGTTTTGTAGATTGCTATCTTTGTGATACAGGCAGAAACAAGGTCATCTACAAATACAGTGTATTCTTAGACACTGTACATCACTAAAACTATATTTATCGCATTTACCCCTGTAAAAGAAATTCTTAGTCTTGGGGCACCATTCGCAACGAACTGAGGCAGATGTTACATTCTGAACATCTTCTTCATCATTTGGTTAATCTGAAATCACTTTACTTTACTTGCATGATCACTTGCTGAAAACAAACCAACTTCATCTTCACCCGTCACCTCTAGATATAGTACAATCAAGCTGATCTACTTTACGATTGAAATCCATGCTCCTCGACACAAACGGCTGTGTGGGAGCATCGTGCAAGGTGCAAAAACAAATTCATTTTAAGAGGCTGTGATAGCTATACAATACAATATACAGAGTGATATTGTGGAAAGTATATCAACTAATACGGTAGACATCAGATATATGCTGTCACTCCCAAGGGAAATAAGCAAAAAATTTTACAATCGGCTTATGCCATCATACCCACCATACAATCACAGCATGAAAACGTCTAGATGTCATGCTCATTTAAGggattaatcatgggaaacatgcaGGAATAGAATGTACCAGCATACAacgtgaaactctttcttacatgaaatgtttaaaatgaccTCTATTAACATTGATACATGAAAACACAATATTCCAGGGTTACATCAGCGAAATGGCAAGTTGAGGCATGTATCAATGCTCATGGAGAGCACTTTGTAAGAAAAAGTTTCATGTGATATTGTGGTACGTTCTTTTCCTCTGActgatgtactatgtagagttgtataaaatgaaatcaaacatggaaataaagcatttctggacatatgtaacaTCATTAtgtgataaacacaatgacagatcagtgtggGGAGAGCTAGCTAGAGAAACGGAAaaaaggacaaatatgaaaacacacaAGGGCAACCCCCACTGCTGTTTTCATAGAGATGGACTCTCTTCTAATCAGTCCCAGTTCTTTCACacccatatcaatcaatcaatcaatcaatcaatcaatcaatcaatcaatcaatcaatcaatcaaaccgtgtcactactgatctgcatttagggtagtcacctaGGTGACAAATTCCTTAtgggttgttttcctagcctgttcttaaatgattgcaaagaaattggaaatttattgaacatctcccttggtaggttattccaatccttaactccccttcctataaatgaatgtttgcttgaattcaaacttcatcttcatattgtgatcttttctactttcaaagacaccactcaaacttatttgcctactaatatcattccatgccatctctccactgacagcttggaacatacacttgtattaccaatataaacggtctgttattggacattatacattttccagctaactcttttctggttgccagtgttttaccccagtgtgctaagttgggctcatcaaatAGCACACGTACCAagatgcatgactagtgcataccctGTGGGAACCGACATCTATAtcgcataccacttagtcgaggagctcgtctcctttctcctaagtctttccagcccaaactttgcaacatttctgtaatgctactcttttgtttgcaatcacccagaacaaatagagctgcttttctttgcattttttccagttcttgaattaagtaatcctgatgagggccccatacactagaaacatactttaattggggtcttaccagagacctatttgccccctcctttacatccttactacaacccctaaataccctcataaccatgtgcagagatctgtaccctttatttacaatcacgtttatgatactccaatgaagatcttttcttatattaacacctaggtacttaaaatgatccccaaaaggaagtttctccccatcaacacagtaattaaaactgagaggacttttcctatttgcgaaactcacaacctgacttttaaccccgtctaacaatcataccattgcctactgtccttctcactacattatcaaaatcattttgcagttgctcacactaCGTTTCTTCTCAGCAAGCAGCTATTTTatgctttccagcttcatcagaAGCATGGACTTCAATGCTTGAGAGTCCATATCAGTATATAATCAGTCTTAATGTGGGAAGTATAGAATAAAATAAAGCTatataaacacaggaaaagggaagataCAAAAAGTAAATATCAGTACAGCTAGTAAAATGGTAGGAACACAGGACAGACACAGAAGGTGAAAAAGGATTTTGGTGGGTTAGTAGAAGTCATGGAAAGGAACAAGTTCATTGTGTTTTTACGTTTATCCTGGTCTTCTTTTGCTATTGCTTCCTCTTCCGATCTATGATTATATTCCTGTCTTTGTTATTTGATATGTCACTTGTTTGATCCTTCCGGTTCCTTCCTATTCGTCATTGCTACCCTTTTTATATAACTGATCTACCTATCCAGCCTCCTGCATTTAAAATATACAGGTATTCTTAGATTTGTTTGTTCCCCTTATATTTTACTCTATTGGGAATATTTTGTATGTAACTTATTTCTTTGCTATCATACCAATTAGGGTCATAGTAGAATGTGATACCCCCTCCATCCCTTAGGTCACTTCTGTAAAATGTTGTAATATTTATTCACCCTTAAATTTTTGTTTGCACTATGTTTTCAATATAAACTGATGTCAACTGTACTTTCTTTAGGGACCATATTTGGCAAGCATTGGAGGATGTCTCTTCAGAAGTCTTGCCTGGAAAATCTAAGTCGTACATTCAATCAAGCGTGAATCAGTGCAACAACAGGAACAGAGGGAGATATCGCAGAAGTAAAAGCATGACTGTTCCTACTCCAGTTAATACATATGCTATCGATATAAATACAGCAAGACCAACATGTTGTGTAGCTACTCAGACAGACATTCGTTATGTGAACGTGGCTGTTCAGTCAGATGAAAGTACAGTACCTGCTGGTGTTTCCCACTCCCAACTATTGCCAGAAACAACAAGGACAGCTACAGGAGATTCAGTGTTATCTGAACATTTGCCTCTTTCTGGCAAGACTGAACCTCTCCCACAAGTGCCCCTAGTAccagcagcaccaccaccaccacctcctcctccaccaTCAATGTTTGGTATGGCTGGCTcggtaccaccaccaccaccattgcctAGTCTGAATggttcaccaccaccaccaccaccaccaccccctccCCCACCTATGCCTGTTGTGAACAGTGCAGTGatccctcctcctccaccaccaatGCCTGGTATGATCAGTGCAACTATTccccctcctcctccaccaccaccaatgCCTGGAGCAGAAAGAATGACATTACCTCCTCCACCTCCGCCACCACCACCAATGCCTGGTATGGCTGGTTTGGCAGCACCACCCCCTCCTCCACCAATGCCTGGTATGGCTGGTATCGGGGCACCCCCTCCTCCGCCAATGCCTAGTATGGGaaatctaccaccaccaccaccacctcctccttgTCTGCCTGGCGTGACaccacctcctccacctcctgGAATGCCTGGAACAGGAGTTTCTTCAGTTGATGAACCAATGAACTTTTCAAAGAGAATTGTGTCAGGATACATGACATGTCCTAACCGTCGCTCATTACCTGCTGATTTGAGTGGCTTTGATAAATTTAATACAGTGCCTCGCCGAAAGATGCGCACCCTCAACTGGAATAAAATACCTGTAAGCGTCATTGGTAAGtattttaagatatttattttCTTTAGCCAGAGGGAGGCTAGGACAAATATTGACCTTACTCGTGTCATTTTTGCCCTATGTAGTTGAAATATATTAAATTATCTTGATTTGGATGCAAGAACATACAGTGTACTTGTATGTATTTATGGCTTTGTACAAAATTACAAAACGCGTACTCCGAGTCCCAGTCCTTTTCCCACCATCCCCTCTCCTTTTCACCTGTTGTAAATCTACTTCCATCTTAGGTGTCCTCACCTCCTTAGTAttttggtatgtatgtatgtatgtattattattattattattattattattattattattattattattattattattattattatttgaaataatacTGTCTCCAATGATAAATCAGTCTGACCTCCAACATTAAAAAccttattttactgcaaaatggtattatttttgtatattctttaatttaattggtattgtAGTAGACATATGCATACATACTGGTAATAAGCTGAATTTCTTAAGATTTAAAAATGGTGTCCATTTTACAAAGTCTTTTAGTTACCTTGTTATTATTGTTTGGGTGGGTATGTTGATGCAATAGGTTGCCCTATGCCTCCACTGAATCATAAGGCTGGTTACAGGCCTTATTAGGAGTAGAAATGAACTTTCATTttcgaaaaggaaaagaaaaaaattgtgCAAGAAACAGTCTAGATACCTTATGTTCATTTATCTCAGTTTAGAATTAGTTTACTGTTCACATAAATTTATTTAGGTCACACTTTTAATATTACCAAGATTTCAGGAAGTGATTTAAAAGAACACAAAGATTAAGATAATTTTGACAATTTTCACCTTATTATGATGTTATTGCTTTAGACGTTGCATAGttgatcaaaatattaatttttttttcttcagaaagtTGTATTCAGATACCTGAATGGTATGGAGTTAAAACTAaatctgtatattaaaaaaaatgtatgaaaactaaagtcagtcagtctggccattctatctggtcgatttccttcaatttttttaaactgaaaggtattcgtgcacagatttgtcatcaggtactataaatcacttaacttccgccttcctcaaattatttgactttttcaattttttgtctcttggaagcaatcatatctttggttctaattgaggtatgcagtttattttggcctaaaaacactcagtggatcaagcactttcttttgaggcaataattacttaaattggtagaatcggaggaaagttatgagtacatttttcTCCATTACAAAAATCTTTGaaagactttttaacagttcggcgcatagtgttgttccaaggaacgtttaattcaatttctttgtgtgatgtattttcaagtgttttgttgacataatattacattctattaccacagcagatcatgtgctttatttcattaactcaaaactttgcaaatacatccatgaggataaTAATGAACAACACCATACCGTACATTGTACATTGTGGACGGAGCCAGCGGGAGTCTGCTACTATAGACTGAATAGATTTATTTAGTATGTGACTTTTCGTACCAGGAGTGTTTGAGAACATGTTTGGCTTGCTTGGTGCAGATTTTTCTGTTTGACAACCATGATTGACTTACACATCTGGgtataggaggaggaggaggaagggagATGGTGCAACCTCGTGTTCGCACATAGCCTTCTCCCGTGGAATAACTCCAAGGGAACTGCTTAAGACATAATGTCCCCATTCAATAGACAAATCTCAATCAGCAAAGTTACACGCAGTCACTCAGTCTGAacaatgtggagaggtttggaattgaacatAGGCTTTTCGCATGCAATTTAGTAATTAGATTTACACCACCTCCCCTTCTAAGCTGCTGActcacattctgatggtgacatttttttccaccaatgggacttaaaccagctaaccacagtgtcagttCATTAGACTTGACATTTtaaatgatcatggccaccaggcaggatATAGTAGGCCTAGATAGTTGATTTTTAATGATAATACATAGATTTTCCAAAATTGCTTGGAAATTTGTTATACTGACTTGCTAATAGATATGGGAACAGTATCAATGTCTAATATAGCATAAACATTACTGGGTGAATACTGTTTTAATATAGCATTGATAAATTAACAGAAGGCAGGTATTTGGAAGCTGAGGGACAAATCAAACTACCACCACTAGTCAGCTAAAGAATAGAATAATTCAGTTATTAGCAGCCTTTGGAAACTAGAATGTTATCAGTGAAATATTTCAGAATCTTAAAATATCAAATATTCTATACTGCTTTTTGTATgcctattttttaaatttattttttacagaTAACTCAATGTGGAGAGAATTACCAAAAACACCTTCAACATTGTCTGTGGACTTcataagaatggaagaattattttgTCAGAATTCTTCCTCTAAAAGACCAAAGTCAGCACCTGCTCCAATTGCTATGGCAGAAGTGAATCTTCTTGACAGCAAGCGTAGCCTTGCCGTAAACATCTTTCTCAAACAGTTCAAGAAAAGCAGTGATGAAATAATAGACTCCATTCGGGAAGCTAAAGGGGACATCATTGGTGCAGAAAAACTGAGAAATCTTCTGAGGCTTTTGCCAGAAAAACATGAGGTGAGAATCTTTACAGATTTTTAtgacttcttttaatttttgaacGTTTTGCTGATCTGATCTGATGAGTCATTATAGATAAATATAAATAACGCATGCTTTAGAGCAACAAGGGGGTTCTGAAAATATAACTGAAAACATTTTGTAATTGTGCCTGAAAATACCAGTACGGAATGATGTCTGACAAATACTGACATGTCATTAAAAACAAGAATTCTTTGATATTATGTGCACAATATTGAATTGTAGATGAGATAACTTTACAAGGCAGAGTTGCTCTACAACTTTTTTTGGGCACGGATATGATTAGGGAGAGGATTGTTAATAAACATCTAAATTAATAAGCAATGCAAAAGGTAGTTGCAGAAATATTTGTTAAATAAAAATTTTCAGTGTAATAAAAAGCAAAGCTAGAGCTTCTTCTAACCCTGGTTGGCAGCTACCTAGTCAGTGGCTCTCTTCTCAGCTGGAATTTACTCAATAGGTAGCATGGTGATTATTTCTTTACTCTCCTCTAGCCAACAGCACATGGGCTATCCATTCAAGTGGTTGCCACATCCAGTGTTTCTTAACTTCGTGGATCGTGCAGAATCCATGAGTACACCATAGGATAGCATTACATACTTGCTGAAATCACATTTTGAACACATTAGTGGGTCAGACAATTATCTGATGCCCTTTTAATTCAAATGGCCTTTATTTGTGCTTTTTATTTGTGATTTGTGCTGATTTACAATTGCAATTAAATTGCTCTACCATCAGAATGTACTGACTTGACATCTTGTCTAATGATGGCAATTTGTTGGCTATGATGGATGCCATCTGCCCCATAAATGAACAGTGTTATGCATCAAGCGGCTGTGCGTCAAATCCTAGTTTTGAGCAAAACTCGTTGaaaggttttcatatttaaaaCCATCTTAGAACGGATATtttagtaaaaataaataaataattggtaCAGTTATGTGATGCGGTGTGCGTAATGTGATTATTCAGAAGAAATCTCATTCAGTGCAATATTTTCCTTGATTTCCTCAAATTTAACTTAGCTGTATTTGCAGTTTGTGGACCGAAGATACGTATCAAGCGGCTAGGCACCAAACTGCGGCGGTTAACTTGTTGATGCTCAGGGCTATGGAACATTTAGTTATGCAACAACAAGTTAAGTGCCACTATGTGCGATTTTGTTAATAATAACGAAGAACCAGCAACAGAATATTAGGTCTTCAAATACCTATTACTATTTGATTATAAAACAATTTCAGAGAAACATATACTACAGGTAAATAAGTGTCCAACTCacaaaacaaatagcagaaaaagaagGAAGTGGCAGTATCATTCCTAAATTCTGACTACCTGACAAGGAACTGAACCAACATCCTTCTGGGTACACGTTTACCATCTGTGCTAGGACACCTACTTCAAGGCCTTAGTGGATGACTTATAATGAATTATTAATGAAAGCTTATGACCTTGCTGTATGCATTACTAAACTGCTTGGTGAAATTAAATCCAAACAACCAACTGTACACTTACAGTGTGATACAGTAAAAAACAAGCATGCACTAATGATAATGCACTGCAGGTCCTATAGCAATAACTCGTACTACATACTGTACCTGTGTTATATGGGAGGATGTTACAGAACGCCAAATACCACTTGGTGAATCAATTCTTTGAATAAGGCGGATAGATAGTTGATGCGTAACTTGTAACCCCGCTTTATGATAGTGGCGCTTAAGTTTTCCTTCTGTTACAACTGTTTAAATTCAAACAGAGCTCCATGAGTATTCGAGCAGTTAGATCAACTCTTTAGGCAATAGATGGTACTAGCATTCCGTTTTTTGAAAATTGTCGCATAGccggttgatgcataacaccatccaaataAGACTATCCATTCATTTCAAACATTGACATTCTTAAAATgaatatttggaagagaaaaaTAAATGCACAGATCAGTGTGTTTCAAACTGAAGtcaaggttcaatattgtgcacaTAATATCAAAAAATTCTTGTTCTTAAAGATGTCAGGTCAGTATTTGCCCAGCATCATTACATATTGGTATTTTCAGGCACAATTACAAAATGTTTTCAGTTACGGTATATTTTCAGAACCGCCTTGTCGCTCTAAAGCATACATATTCTTATGCCCTTATTTGATGTGCTAATCTGACAGAATATTGTATTGCCCAGATGATTAGTGAAGTTGGTAATAGGGTCCTGTTCTGTGTTCAGGGTTAAGGGATCAAATTATGGCGTAGTTTgttgatatttaaaaatatttaaatgcaATGAGCACTTAAGATTTTCTAGCACCTGAAATATAGAGCTTTAGAGCTTTTGTATGTTCTGAGATTTTTTTGGTATACATTGCTTCCTGTATGTCATTTCTAAGACTAATTCATTCAAATCTTTATCCCTCATGTTACTTAATTGTACCATACTGTCTTCATATACACTGTTGACTAAATATATTTCTCTTCCAGCTTGCTCTAATAAAGTCTCATCCTGGTGATCCAAACAGTCTGGGTGCTGCAGAAAAGTTCTATTTGAAACTATCAGAAGTTCCAGGCTTTGCAGTACGAGTTGAAGCTATGTTACTGGTAAGTTTATTTTCAACAGGAAATGCCATTTGTCTTCTTCCGATAACAGGTTGCCAAGTATACAAAGCATTCCAAACACACACATCTTTATAACAGAGATGATAAGAGTAACACAACAAAGCGTGAGATTCGTActttgtggtgatgatgatgatatgcaggCCCACTTAGTGTTTTATGAGTTTTTCTGTATTCATTGTTCATACTATTTAGTTCAGTGTGTGGAATACCATACTGTAGTCAGTGTGCAAGAGTTTAATATATTTTTGGAAGAACAGTATTTGATGTGCTAATCTGACAGTATATTGTATTGTCCAGACAATTAGTGAAGTTGTAATAGGGTCCCCTTTTGTGTTCAGGGTTAAGGGATCAAATTTGGGCATAGTTGGTTGGTATTTTAAAGAAGTCTTTGATTTCAAGTGATATGCACAACATAAAATTAGCATaccattcttcttaaaatgtatgGTTTTCACATGAGTCCTTGAAGAGAATTTTAAATGCATGCTATTTTTAATAAAACTGAAATCCCTTGCAAGAACTAAATTGCAGACACTGTATTGCTAAAATTAACGTTTTCTCATCAATATGATGCTTATTATTTTTAACAGAGAGAAGAGTTTCCATCACGAGTAGCAGAACTGAAACCACAACTACAGTCGGTGATAGATACATCAGAAAAACTCATGGAAAACGTTGGTCTTAAAGAATTTATGCTTCTGATTCTGCAGCTTGGAAACTTCATTAATGCTGTAAGTTTGATTGATAATTTTTTCCTGAACACTATTATGAAAAACTGGTGTAGATTTGTAAGCACataccgtataatcttgaataccacccgcactgttttttcgaaaatatctcttccaaaattgggtgcgggtcttatttaaaattttgggaaatttgtCTTTCTGAATGCATATAAATTGGGCATCACCGCCCAGCGCGGCTTGACAACAATaatctctccgctctcagtatatgcTACTTCCGCGCTT is drawn from Anabrus simplex isolate iqAnaSimp1 chromosome 1, ASM4041472v1, whole genome shotgun sequence and contains these coding sequences:
- the LOC136857189 gene encoding inverted formin-2 isoform X6 — translated: MARWYLHISRRYINRMVLHMESRLGAMSSQELWSRAVLRAREAPLSRKTLRRTSSQQLLRDLRQGHDLSRWEPDLCIQLLCIPAAQNYAAIRKLIERAPKKWRLEFLERDGLGVLLESLERLCERRGTCSVADTLAQTQCVACIKEAINSPSGLQYIVGRPEYTRQMANILTSHNTTVKLQVFELLCAVCMASPRGHSLALDALQHFKVSHGLRYRFEVVINELRDADNIVYKTTLLAFINCLILGCSELHQRNRIRKELLGLGLNALLSTLREDDDEELNIQLAVFDENQHGDEEQLGPLHLSHQQLFETVFYKVMESPQALSFHALLLNLSQLDPADRKSDHIWQALEDVSSEVLPGKSKSYIQSSVNQCNNRNRGRYRRSKSMTVPTPVNTYAIDINTARPTCCVATQTDIRYVNVAVQSDESTVPAGVSHSQLLPETTRTATGDSVLSEHLPLSGKTEPLPQVPLVPAAPPPPPPPPPSMFGMAGSVPPPPPLPSLNGSPPPPPPPPPPPPMPVVNSAVIPPPPPPMPGMISATIPPPPPPPPMPGAERMTLPPPPPPPPPMPGMAGLAAPPPPPPMPGMAGIGAPPPPPMPSMGNLPPPPPPPPCLPGVTPPPPPPGMPGTGVSSVDEPMNFSKRIVSGYMTCPNRRSLPADLSGFDKFNTVPRRKMRTLNWNKIPVSVIDNSMWRELPKTPSTLSVDFIRMEELFCQNSSSKRPKSAPAPIAMAEVNLLDSKRSLAVNIFLKQFKKSSDEIIDSIREAKGDIIGAEKLRNLLRLLPEKHELALIKSHPGDPNSLGAAEKFYLKLSEVPGFAVRVEAMLLREEFPSRVAELKPQLQSVIDTSEKLMENVGLKEFMLLILQLGNFINAGSYAGNAAGYKLNTLSKLLDTRANKPRITFLHYAVEVAEGSNKEAFAFTEQLKTLKELSRLSLEGLEGEVKTLSEDVQHVNLMLKESSSEICSLFSEFLEHALNDVKDLVDMLEKVKAISLRLAQYFCEDPVTFKPEDCFKQFSDFFDKIKKAQVENEQRRKQEERAKQRQLNQTANESKRKISKSSINRKHVEETCLIDTLMEEIRSGNFKLRRNEG
- the LOC136857189 gene encoding inverted formin-2 isoform X2; protein product: MMQTTAPCCVLTSDISTGWCFIWKVDWLEGALMPHEDASTGSSEPNSPGIQTEGRSTPNSEDLSLPLKSPEEMQPKITGSRAKEIEQSTSRYSTEQISMFRAIQGKSAGKRPLSPTVEEDEPNTRLRRSLSEPSGCPDTTDQMETAPPALMTTAGAMSSQELWSRAVLRAREAPLSRKTLRRTSSQQLLRDLRQGHDLSRWEPDLCIQLLCIPAAQNYAAIRKLIERAPKKWRLEFLERDGLGVLLESLERLCERRGTCSVADTLAQTQCVACIKEAINSPSGLQYIVGRPEYTRQMANILTSHNTTVKLQVFELLCAVCMASPRGHSLALDALQHFKVSHGLRYRFEVVINELRDADNIVYKTTLLAFINCLILGCSELHQRNRIRKELLGLGLNALLSTLREDDDEELNIQLAVFDENQHGDEEQLGPLHLSHQQLFETVFYKVMESPQALSFHALLLNLSQLDPADRKSDHIWQALEDVSSEVLPGKSKSYIQSSVNQCNNRNRGRYRRSKSMTVPTPVNTYAIDINTARPTCCVATQTDIRYVNVAVQSDESTVPAGVSHSQLLPETTRTATGDSVLSEHLPLSGKTEPLPQVPLVPAAPPPPPPPPPSMFGMAGSVPPPPPLPSLNGSPPPPPPPPPPPPMPVVNSAVIPPPPPPMPGMISATIPPPPPPPPMPGAERMTLPPPPPPPPPMPGMAGLAAPPPPPPMPGMAGIGAPPPPPMPSMGNLPPPPPPPPCLPGVTPPPPPPGMPGTGVSSVDEPMNFSKRIVSGYMTCPNRRSLPADLSGFDKFNTVPRRKMRTLNWNKIPVSVIDNSMWRELPKTPSTLSVDFIRMEELFCQNSSSKRPKSAPAPIAMAEVNLLDSKRSLAVNIFLKQFKKSSDEIIDSIREAKGDIIGAEKLRNLLRLLPEKHELALIKSHPGDPNSLGAAEKFYLKLSEVPGFAVRVEAMLLREEFPSRVAELKPQLQSVIDTSEKLMENVGLKEFMLLILQLGNFINAGSYAGNAAGYKLNTLSKLLDTRANKPRITFLHYAVEVAEGSNKEAFAFTEQLKTLKELSRLSLEGLEGEVKTLSEDVQHVNLMLKESSSEICSLFSEFLEHALNDVKDLVDMLEKVKAISLRLAQYFCEDPVTFKPEDCFKQFSDFFDKIKKAQVENEQRRKQEERAKQRQLNQTANESKRKISKSSINRKHVEETCLIDTLMEEIRSGNFKLRRNEG